One region of Culex pipiens pallens isolate TS chromosome 2, TS_CPP_V2, whole genome shotgun sequence genomic DNA includes:
- the LOC120414667 gene encoding choline/ethanolamine kinase-like isoform X5 — translation MRDIAARICRDYLTGAWKTIPAEDLQLRRISGGLSNFLYYVSLPEDHQQRSDTPRSNYSSGSSSSKRARKDSYSSMLEPKEVMLRIYGQTHGEHALETMLTESVVFTLLSERKLGPKLHGIFPGGRIEQYIPARALKTAELGDSKISLKVAEKMAAIHSLDIPVSKEPDWLWSTMNRWLNSMESTLKTLEKDQANDNKAIAGQEIITRLDFRAEVEWLKSVIEREDHPIVFSHNDLQEGNILLREDCSPASVVEGFCTLDQFDESTQLGSHFSSILISNSTSSSNSGSVASLKSNGVDRASVGGEVVVHHEDCNKNSRKRSMCENIESELDNTRDSVLSGNSQALSDQPCDGEPQLMIIDFEYCAYNYRGFDLANHFLEWTFDYTKPDGPFYYHKPEQFPTAEQQDKFIAVYLEKSSCCGEAAPSAEDIAEVRREVQCFTLASHLFWSFWAIVNMYQEIEFGYLEYAVCRLNEYVKAKKQYSELINNSGNSPTKDSEK, via the exons ATGCGTGACATTGCGGCGCGGATTTGCCGGGACTACCTGACCGGTGCGTGGAAGACCATTCCGGCCGAGGACCTGCAGCTGAGGCGAATCAGCGGCGGCCTGTCGAACTTTCTTTATTACGTCAGCCTGCCCGAGGACCATCAGCAGCGAAGTGACACGCCCCGGTCCAATTATTCtagcggcagcagcagctccaAGCGGGCCCGCAAGGACAGCTACTCGAGCATGCTAGAGCCGAAGGAG GTTATGCTCCGCATCTATGGTCAAACTCATGGCGAGCACGCACTGGAAACCATGCTTACCGAGTCGGTTGTATTCACACTTTTGAGCGAACGAAAACTAGGTCCAAAACTGCACGGCATCTTCCCAGGTGGCAGAATCGAGCAGTACATTCCG GCACGTGCGTTGAAAACAGCCGAGTTGGGTGATTCGAAAATTTCATTGAAGGTTGCGGAAAAAATGGCCGCGATTCACAGTTTGGACATTCCGGTTTCCAAGGAGCCCGATTGGCTGTGGAGCACGATGAACCGCTGGCTGAACAGCATGGAGAGCACGCTGAAGACTTTGGAAAAGGATCAAGCAAACGACAATAAGGCGATTGCTGGGCAGGAAATTATCACGAGGCTAGATTTTCGAGCGGAAGTCGAGTGGCTCAAGTCGGTCATCGAGAGGGAGGACCACCCGATCGTTTTCTCGCACAATGACCTGCAGGAGGGTAACATCCTGTTGCGGGAAGACTGTTCTCCGGCGAGTGTCGTGGAAGGTTTTTG CACCCTGGATCAATTCGATGAATCCACGCAGTTAGGCTCACACTTTAGctcaattttaatttccaaTTCCACTAGCAGCAGCAACAGTGGCAGTGTGGCTAGTCTTAAATCCAACGGTGTCGATCGTGCATCCGTTGGCGGTGAAGTGGTAGTTCATCACGAAGACTGCAACAAAAATTCTAG GAAGCGATCCATGTGTGAAAACATTGAAAGTGAGCTGGACAACACGAGAGACTCGGTGCTCAGTGGAAATTCCCAAGCTCTCTCGGACCAACCCTGTGATGGCGAACCGCAACTTATGATTATAGATTTTGAATATTGTGCCTACAACTATCGCGGATTCGATTTGGCAAATCACTTTCTCGAGTGGACGTTCGATTACACCAAACCAGATGGGCCTTTCTACTACCACAAGCCGGAGCAGTTTCCCACCGCAGAGCAACAG GACAAGTTCATTGCAGTTTATTTAGAGAAATCCAGCTGCTGTGGGGAAGCGGCCCCGAGCGCCGAGGACATTGCGGAAGTTCGACGAGAAGTGCAGTGCTTCACTTTGGCATCGCATCTGTTCTGGAGCTTCTGGGCCATCGTGAACATGTACCAGGAGATTGAGTTTGGATACCTG GAATATGCAGTTTGCCGACTGAACGAGTACGTAAAAGCTAAGAAGCAGTACTCGGAGTTGATCAACAACTCGGGAAATTCACCCACCAAGGACAGCGAGAAGTAA
- the LOC120414667 gene encoding choline/ethanolamine kinase-like isoform X2 produces MRDIAARICRDYLTGAWKTIPAEDLQLRRISGGLSNFLYYVSLPEDHQQRSDTPRSNYSSGSSSSKRARKDSYSSMLEPKEVMLRIYGQTHGEHALETMLTESVVFTLLSERKLGPKLHGIFPGGRIEQYIPARALKTAELGDSKISLKVAEKMAAIHSLDIPVSKEPDWLWSTMNRWLNSMESTLKTLEKDQANDNKAIAGQEIITRLDFRAEVEWLKSVIEREDHPIVFSHNDLQEGNILLREDCSPASVVEGFCSNSGSVASLKSNGVDRASVGGEVVVHHEDCNKNSRKRSMCENIESELDNTRDSVLSGNSQALSDQPCDGEPQLMIIDFEYCAYNYRGFDLANHFLEWTFDYTKPDGPFYYHKPEQFPTAEQQDKFIAVYLEKSSCCGEAAPSAEDIAEVRREVQCFTLASHLFWSFWAIVNMYQEIEFGYLEYAVCRLNEYVKAKKQYSELINNSGNSPTKDSEK; encoded by the exons ATGCGTGACATTGCGGCGCGGATTTGCCGGGACTACCTGACCGGTGCGTGGAAGACCATTCCGGCCGAGGACCTGCAGCTGAGGCGAATCAGCGGCGGCCTGTCGAACTTTCTTTATTACGTCAGCCTGCCCGAGGACCATCAGCAGCGAAGTGACACGCCCCGGTCCAATTATTCtagcggcagcagcagctccaAGCGGGCCCGCAAGGACAGCTACTCGAGCATGCTAGAGCCGAAGGAG GTTATGCTCCGCATCTATGGTCAAACTCATGGCGAGCACGCACTGGAAACCATGCTTACCGAGTCGGTTGTATTCACACTTTTGAGCGAACGAAAACTAGGTCCAAAACTGCACGGCATCTTCCCAGGTGGCAGAATCGAGCAGTACATTCCG GCACGTGCGTTGAAAACAGCCGAGTTGGGTGATTCGAAAATTTCATTGAAGGTTGCGGAAAAAATGGCCGCGATTCACAGTTTGGACATTCCGGTTTCCAAGGAGCCCGATTGGCTGTGGAGCACGATGAACCGCTGGCTGAACAGCATGGAGAGCACGCTGAAGACTTTGGAAAAGGATCAAGCAAACGACAATAAGGCGATTGCTGGGCAGGAAATTATCACGAGGCTAGATTTTCGAGCGGAAGTCGAGTGGCTCAAGTCGGTCATCGAGAGGGAGGACCACCCGATCGTTTTCTCGCACAATGACCTGCAGGAGGGTAACATCCTGTTGCGGGAAGACTGTTCTCCGGCGAGTGTCGTGGAAGGTTTTTG CAGCAACAGTGGCAGTGTGGCTAGTCTTAAATCCAACGGTGTCGATCGTGCATCCGTTGGCGGTGAAGTGGTAGTTCATCACGAAGACTGCAACAAAAATTCTAG GAAGCGATCCATGTGTGAAAACATTGAAAGTGAGCTGGACAACACGAGAGACTCGGTGCTCAGTGGAAATTCCCAAGCTCTCTCGGACCAACCCTGTGATGGCGAACCGCAACTTATGATTATAGATTTTGAATATTGTGCCTACAACTATCGCGGATTCGATTTGGCAAATCACTTTCTCGAGTGGACGTTCGATTACACCAAACCAGATGGGCCTTTCTACTACCACAAGCCGGAGCAGTTTCCCACCGCAGAGCAACAG GACAAGTTCATTGCAGTTTATTTAGAGAAATCCAGCTGCTGTGGGGAAGCGGCCCCGAGCGCCGAGGACATTGCGGAAGTTCGACGAGAAGTGCAGTGCTTCACTTTGGCATCGCATCTGTTCTGGAGCTTCTGGGCCATCGTGAACATGTACCAGGAGATTGAGTTTGGATACCTG GAATATGCAGTTTGCCGACTGAACGAGTACGTAAAAGCTAAGAAGCAGTACTCGGAGTTGATCAACAACTCGGGAAATTCACCCACCAAGGACAGCGAGAAGTAA
- the LOC120414667 gene encoding choline/ethanolamine kinase-like isoform X1 has protein sequence MRDIAARICRDYLTGAWKTIPAEDLQLRRISGGLSNFLYYVSLPEDHQQRSDTPRSNYSSGSSSSKRARKDSYSSMLEPKEVMLRIYGQTHGEHALETMLTESVVFTLLSERKLGPKLHGIFPGGRIEQYIPARALKTAELGDSKISLKVAEKMAAIHSLDIPVSKEPDWLWSTMNRWLNSMESTLKTLEKDQANDNKAIAGQEIITRLDFRAEVEWLKSVIEREDHPIVFSHNDLQEGNILLREDCSPASVVEGFCSSNSGSVASLKSNGVDRASVGGEVVVHHEDCNKNSRKRSMCENIESELDNTRDSVLSGNSQALSDQPCDGEPQLMIIDFEYCAYNYRGFDLANHFLEWTFDYTKPDGPFYYHKPEQFPTAEQQDKFIAVYLEKSSCCGEAAPSAEDIAEVRREVQCFTLASHLFWSFWAIVNMYQEIEFGYLEYAVCRLNEYVKAKKQYSELINNSGNSPTKDSEK, from the exons ATGCGTGACATTGCGGCGCGGATTTGCCGGGACTACCTGACCGGTGCGTGGAAGACCATTCCGGCCGAGGACCTGCAGCTGAGGCGAATCAGCGGCGGCCTGTCGAACTTTCTTTATTACGTCAGCCTGCCCGAGGACCATCAGCAGCGAAGTGACACGCCCCGGTCCAATTATTCtagcggcagcagcagctccaAGCGGGCCCGCAAGGACAGCTACTCGAGCATGCTAGAGCCGAAGGAG GTTATGCTCCGCATCTATGGTCAAACTCATGGCGAGCACGCACTGGAAACCATGCTTACCGAGTCGGTTGTATTCACACTTTTGAGCGAACGAAAACTAGGTCCAAAACTGCACGGCATCTTCCCAGGTGGCAGAATCGAGCAGTACATTCCG GCACGTGCGTTGAAAACAGCCGAGTTGGGTGATTCGAAAATTTCATTGAAGGTTGCGGAAAAAATGGCCGCGATTCACAGTTTGGACATTCCGGTTTCCAAGGAGCCCGATTGGCTGTGGAGCACGATGAACCGCTGGCTGAACAGCATGGAGAGCACGCTGAAGACTTTGGAAAAGGATCAAGCAAACGACAATAAGGCGATTGCTGGGCAGGAAATTATCACGAGGCTAGATTTTCGAGCGGAAGTCGAGTGGCTCAAGTCGGTCATCGAGAGGGAGGACCACCCGATCGTTTTCTCGCACAATGACCTGCAGGAGGGTAACATCCTGTTGCGGGAAGACTGTTCTCCGGCGAGTGTCGTGGAAGGTTTTTG CAGCAGCAACAGTGGCAGTGTGGCTAGTCTTAAATCCAACGGTGTCGATCGTGCATCCGTTGGCGGTGAAGTGGTAGTTCATCACGAAGACTGCAACAAAAATTCTAG GAAGCGATCCATGTGTGAAAACATTGAAAGTGAGCTGGACAACACGAGAGACTCGGTGCTCAGTGGAAATTCCCAAGCTCTCTCGGACCAACCCTGTGATGGCGAACCGCAACTTATGATTATAGATTTTGAATATTGTGCCTACAACTATCGCGGATTCGATTTGGCAAATCACTTTCTCGAGTGGACGTTCGATTACACCAAACCAGATGGGCCTTTCTACTACCACAAGCCGGAGCAGTTTCCCACCGCAGAGCAACAG GACAAGTTCATTGCAGTTTATTTAGAGAAATCCAGCTGCTGTGGGGAAGCGGCCCCGAGCGCCGAGGACATTGCGGAAGTTCGACGAGAAGTGCAGTGCTTCACTTTGGCATCGCATCTGTTCTGGAGCTTCTGGGCCATCGTGAACATGTACCAGGAGATTGAGTTTGGATACCTG GAATATGCAGTTTGCCGACTGAACGAGTACGTAAAAGCTAAGAAGCAGTACTCGGAGTTGATCAACAACTCGGGAAATTCACCCACCAAGGACAGCGAGAAGTAA
- the LOC120414667 gene encoding choline/ethanolamine kinase-like isoform X3 — protein MHSMFIKGSITTELLSKARSETDMRDIAARICRDYLTGAWKTIPAEDLQLRRISGGLSNFLYYVSLPEDHQQRSDTPRSNYSSGSSSSKRARKDSYSSMLEPKEVMLRIYGQTHGEHALETMLTESVVFTLLSERKLGPKLHGIFPGGRIEQYIPARALKTAELGDSKISLKVAEKMAAIHSLDIPVSKEPDWLWSTMNRWLNSMESTLKTLEKDQANDNKAIAGQEIITRLDFRAEVEWLKSVIEREDHPIVFSHNDLQEGNILLREDCSPASVVEGFCTLDQFDESTQLGSHFSSILISNSTSSSNSGSVASLKSNGVDRASVGGEVVVHHEDCNKNSRKRSMCENIESELDNTRDSVLSGNSQALSDQPCDGEPQLMIIDFEYCAYNYRGFDLANHFLEWTFDYTKPDGPFYYHKPEQFPTAEQQDKFIAVYLEKSSCCGEAAPSAEDIAEVRREVQCFTLASHLFWSFWAIVNMYQEIEFGYLEYAVCRLNEYVKAKKQYSELINNSGNSPTKDSEK, from the exons ATGCACTCGATGTTTATAAAG GGTTCTATAACAACAGAGTTATTGAGTAAG GCCCGATCAGAAACCGATATGCGTGACATTGCGGCGCGGATTTGCCGGGACTACCTGACCGGTGCGTGGAAGACCATTCCGGCCGAGGACCTGCAGCTGAGGCGAATCAGCGGCGGCCTGTCGAACTTTCTTTATTACGTCAGCCTGCCCGAGGACCATCAGCAGCGAAGTGACACGCCCCGGTCCAATTATTCtagcggcagcagcagctccaAGCGGGCCCGCAAGGACAGCTACTCGAGCATGCTAGAGCCGAAGGAG GTTATGCTCCGCATCTATGGTCAAACTCATGGCGAGCACGCACTGGAAACCATGCTTACCGAGTCGGTTGTATTCACACTTTTGAGCGAACGAAAACTAGGTCCAAAACTGCACGGCATCTTCCCAGGTGGCAGAATCGAGCAGTACATTCCG GCACGTGCGTTGAAAACAGCCGAGTTGGGTGATTCGAAAATTTCATTGAAGGTTGCGGAAAAAATGGCCGCGATTCACAGTTTGGACATTCCGGTTTCCAAGGAGCCCGATTGGCTGTGGAGCACGATGAACCGCTGGCTGAACAGCATGGAGAGCACGCTGAAGACTTTGGAAAAGGATCAAGCAAACGACAATAAGGCGATTGCTGGGCAGGAAATTATCACGAGGCTAGATTTTCGAGCGGAAGTCGAGTGGCTCAAGTCGGTCATCGAGAGGGAGGACCACCCGATCGTTTTCTCGCACAATGACCTGCAGGAGGGTAACATCCTGTTGCGGGAAGACTGTTCTCCGGCGAGTGTCGTGGAAGGTTTTTG CACCCTGGATCAATTCGATGAATCCACGCAGTTAGGCTCACACTTTAGctcaattttaatttccaaTTCCACTAGCAGCAGCAACAGTGGCAGTGTGGCTAGTCTTAAATCCAACGGTGTCGATCGTGCATCCGTTGGCGGTGAAGTGGTAGTTCATCACGAAGACTGCAACAAAAATTCTAG GAAGCGATCCATGTGTGAAAACATTGAAAGTGAGCTGGACAACACGAGAGACTCGGTGCTCAGTGGAAATTCCCAAGCTCTCTCGGACCAACCCTGTGATGGCGAACCGCAACTTATGATTATAGATTTTGAATATTGTGCCTACAACTATCGCGGATTCGATTTGGCAAATCACTTTCTCGAGTGGACGTTCGATTACACCAAACCAGATGGGCCTTTCTACTACCACAAGCCGGAGCAGTTTCCCACCGCAGAGCAACAG GACAAGTTCATTGCAGTTTATTTAGAGAAATCCAGCTGCTGTGGGGAAGCGGCCCCGAGCGCCGAGGACATTGCGGAAGTTCGACGAGAAGTGCAGTGCTTCACTTTGGCATCGCATCTGTTCTGGAGCTTCTGGGCCATCGTGAACATGTACCAGGAGATTGAGTTTGGATACCTG GAATATGCAGTTTGCCGACTGAACGAGTACGTAAAAGCTAAGAAGCAGTACTCGGAGTTGATCAACAACTCGGGAAATTCACCCACCAAGGACAGCGAGAAGTAA
- the LOC120414667 gene encoding choline/ethanolamine kinase-like isoform X4 — translation MHSMFIKARSETDMRDIAARICRDYLTGAWKTIPAEDLQLRRISGGLSNFLYYVSLPEDHQQRSDTPRSNYSSGSSSSKRARKDSYSSMLEPKEVMLRIYGQTHGEHALETMLTESVVFTLLSERKLGPKLHGIFPGGRIEQYIPARALKTAELGDSKISLKVAEKMAAIHSLDIPVSKEPDWLWSTMNRWLNSMESTLKTLEKDQANDNKAIAGQEIITRLDFRAEVEWLKSVIEREDHPIVFSHNDLQEGNILLREDCSPASVVEGFCTLDQFDESTQLGSHFSSILISNSTSSSNSGSVASLKSNGVDRASVGGEVVVHHEDCNKNSRKRSMCENIESELDNTRDSVLSGNSQALSDQPCDGEPQLMIIDFEYCAYNYRGFDLANHFLEWTFDYTKPDGPFYYHKPEQFPTAEQQDKFIAVYLEKSSCCGEAAPSAEDIAEVRREVQCFTLASHLFWSFWAIVNMYQEIEFGYLEYAVCRLNEYVKAKKQYSELINNSGNSPTKDSEK, via the exons ATGCACTCGATGTTTATAAAG GCCCGATCAGAAACCGATATGCGTGACATTGCGGCGCGGATTTGCCGGGACTACCTGACCGGTGCGTGGAAGACCATTCCGGCCGAGGACCTGCAGCTGAGGCGAATCAGCGGCGGCCTGTCGAACTTTCTTTATTACGTCAGCCTGCCCGAGGACCATCAGCAGCGAAGTGACACGCCCCGGTCCAATTATTCtagcggcagcagcagctccaAGCGGGCCCGCAAGGACAGCTACTCGAGCATGCTAGAGCCGAAGGAG GTTATGCTCCGCATCTATGGTCAAACTCATGGCGAGCACGCACTGGAAACCATGCTTACCGAGTCGGTTGTATTCACACTTTTGAGCGAACGAAAACTAGGTCCAAAACTGCACGGCATCTTCCCAGGTGGCAGAATCGAGCAGTACATTCCG GCACGTGCGTTGAAAACAGCCGAGTTGGGTGATTCGAAAATTTCATTGAAGGTTGCGGAAAAAATGGCCGCGATTCACAGTTTGGACATTCCGGTTTCCAAGGAGCCCGATTGGCTGTGGAGCACGATGAACCGCTGGCTGAACAGCATGGAGAGCACGCTGAAGACTTTGGAAAAGGATCAAGCAAACGACAATAAGGCGATTGCTGGGCAGGAAATTATCACGAGGCTAGATTTTCGAGCGGAAGTCGAGTGGCTCAAGTCGGTCATCGAGAGGGAGGACCACCCGATCGTTTTCTCGCACAATGACCTGCAGGAGGGTAACATCCTGTTGCGGGAAGACTGTTCTCCGGCGAGTGTCGTGGAAGGTTTTTG CACCCTGGATCAATTCGATGAATCCACGCAGTTAGGCTCACACTTTAGctcaattttaatttccaaTTCCACTAGCAGCAGCAACAGTGGCAGTGTGGCTAGTCTTAAATCCAACGGTGTCGATCGTGCATCCGTTGGCGGTGAAGTGGTAGTTCATCACGAAGACTGCAACAAAAATTCTAG GAAGCGATCCATGTGTGAAAACATTGAAAGTGAGCTGGACAACACGAGAGACTCGGTGCTCAGTGGAAATTCCCAAGCTCTCTCGGACCAACCCTGTGATGGCGAACCGCAACTTATGATTATAGATTTTGAATATTGTGCCTACAACTATCGCGGATTCGATTTGGCAAATCACTTTCTCGAGTGGACGTTCGATTACACCAAACCAGATGGGCCTTTCTACTACCACAAGCCGGAGCAGTTTCCCACCGCAGAGCAACAG GACAAGTTCATTGCAGTTTATTTAGAGAAATCCAGCTGCTGTGGGGAAGCGGCCCCGAGCGCCGAGGACATTGCGGAAGTTCGACGAGAAGTGCAGTGCTTCACTTTGGCATCGCATCTGTTCTGGAGCTTCTGGGCCATCGTGAACATGTACCAGGAGATTGAGTTTGGATACCTG GAATATGCAGTTTGCCGACTGAACGAGTACGTAAAAGCTAAGAAGCAGTACTCGGAGTTGATCAACAACTCGGGAAATTCACCCACCAAGGACAGCGAGAAGTAA